CTGCGGGGGAAGCAATCCAGGCAACGTTCCCCAGATGAGCGTACCTCAACGGCGAACTGTAGATGGCTTCTTGAAGCTGAAGGAAAAGATTCTGAGGCAACGGTGTTCAGCCCCGCCCTATAACGCGCTGCAGCCAGCCTCTATTTCACACGCTTGAACACCACTGTAGGGTGGATTCTCACCCGCAAGATTTCATAAGGCTTCAGTAGATTCGAGGAGGGAGGGCATAACCTCATAGCGCCACCTTTCGGTGATGCAGTGTTGAGAGACCGACTCGAACGGGAACTGTGTACTTACCACACTTGTGTTCTTCTCTCGGTCTTAATTTTGTGTTGTGCATCTCCATAGTGTAGTGCTGCTGTTGATTCTCATTAAACAGATGCTTAATCTTGTTCATCAGGTCTCTcatctctgattggttgttcaTCATCTTGTTGCAAGTCTGATATTTTCCTCCACATTTCCCCAGCAGCTGCTCCAGAACAGAGTTTTTCTTCAGATCATCGATGATAGTGTCACACTCTTCTTCTCTTTCATAGGTGAAGAGAATCATCACAAACGGAAGAACTGTGTCTCCAAACACTCTCTGTAGCCATTCAATACCCATCTTATCAGCATCTGTTAACTGACCCAGGCGCACAACAAAGATAAAGGCgttaatttcattttcattcactATTTGATGAATAAGATGATCCTCATGATGATTCTCATGTAAACTGGTCATGTTGATCACTTTGATGTGATGTTCTGATATTTCCCTCTGTACAGGAACAATGCTGGATATTTCTGCATTTTCCATATTAGTCTGTTTTTCTCCCAGCAGAATATTTTCATTGCCAAACTGAACAGCTGCAGAGTTTCCAGTTAATATAATACTTAGACTGGGAAATCTGTGATCTAGAATAAAGACAGAAGAACAGTTCTTAGACACATCAGTACAGTGAGACAAAAGAACAATTCTATTtcagtaatgaaaaaaaaagaaaaaagttcttACCCATACTGCAATCTGATGAATCAGAATCATACGTCAGGTGCTTCAT
The window above is part of the Chanodichthys erythropterus isolate Z2021 chromosome 3, ASM2448905v1, whole genome shotgun sequence genome. Proteins encoded here:
- the LOC137007397 gene encoding uncharacterized protein, whose product is MKHLTYDSDSSDCSMDHRFPSLSIILTGNSAAVQFGNENILLGEKQTNMENAEISSIVPVQREISEHHIKVINMTSLHENHHEDHLIHQIVNENEINAFIFVVRLGQLTDADKMGIEWLQRVFGDTVLPFVMILFTYEREEECDTIIDDLKKNSVLEQLLGKCGGKYQTCNKMMNNQSEMRDLMNKIKHLFNENQQQHYTMEMHNTKLRPREEHKCDDVPTRTESTTRTETGEKHIVSAWTFY